Proteins from a genomic interval of Halopseudomonas litoralis:
- a CDS encoding lysophospholipid acyltransferase family protein yields the protein MSVLMVLRVTLFYLLLSASAAIWGVLMLVIAPFLPYRMRFKLVLEWWCRFAIWLTRRMVGIRYEVTGLENIPDQPGVILSNHQSTWETFFLQQIFRPQTQLIKKELLYVPFFGWAYALLKPIAINRSKARSSLQQLNRIGGQRLRDGMWVLVFPEGTRVLPGSPIKFTRGGSALACANNAPVVPVAHNAGEFWPRNGWGKRPGTVQVKIGPAIYPKGADPRSIVEVNKQAEAWVNKAIQEMQAG from the coding sequence ATGTCCGTGTTGATGGTTCTGCGCGTCACCCTGTTCTATCTGCTACTGTCCGCCAGCGCCGCCATATGGGGTGTGTTGATGCTGGTTATCGCTCCGTTTCTGCCATACCGTATGCGCTTCAAGCTGGTGCTGGAATGGTGGTGCCGTTTCGCTATCTGGCTGACGCGACGCATGGTCGGTATTCGCTACGAAGTGACCGGTCTGGAGAACATCCCGGATCAGCCCGGCGTGATCTTGTCCAATCACCAGAGCACCTGGGAAACCTTTTTCCTGCAGCAGATCTTCCGTCCACAAACACAGCTGATCAAGAAGGAACTGTTATACGTACCCTTCTTCGGCTGGGCCTACGCCCTGCTCAAACCCATCGCCATCAATCGCAGCAAGGCGCGTAGCTCCTTACAGCAACTGAACCGCATCGGTGGTCAGCGCCTGCGGGATGGCATGTGGGTGCTGGTATTCCCTGAAGGCACCCGGGTGCTGCCTGGCAGCCCGATCAAGTTCACCCGCGGGGGCAGTGCCCTGGCCTGCGCCAACAACGCCCCTGTGGTGCCTGTAGCGCACAATGCCGGTGAGTTCTGGCCGCGCAACGGCTGGGGCAAGCGCCCCGGTACAGTACAGGTGAAGATCGGGCCCGCCATCTACCCCAAAGGTGCGGATCCACGCTCCATCGTCGAGGTTAACAAGCAGGCCGAGGCTTGGGTGAACAAGGCGATACAGGAAATGCAGGCTGGCTGA
- the glyS gene encoding glycine--tRNA ligase subunit beta, with amino-acid sequence MLALDFLVELGTEELPPKALKRLADAFQEGVEKGLNEAGLQYQSARYFAAPRRLAVFVEQLATQQPDRTSQMDGPPLKAAFDADGQPTQAALGFARKCGVELSELDQSGPRLRHVQNIPGQASADLLPAIVDNALAALPIPKRMRWGAGKTEFVRPTQWLVMLQGDSMIPCDILSQQAGRTSLGHRFHHPDEVRISTPASYADDLRQAHVIADFAERRELIRQRVEQLASEQQGTAIIPEDLLDEVTALVEWPVPLVCSFEERFLDVPQEALISTMQDNQKYFCLLDANGRLLPRFITVANIESSDPAQIISGNEKVVRPRLTDAEFFFQQDKKHTLEQNNERLANVVFQAQLGSVYDKAVRVSSLAAFIAQRIGGNTANAARAGLLSKCDLASEMVGEFPELQGIAGYYYAGHDGEAEDVALALNEQYMPRGAGAELPSTLTGAAVALADKLDTLVGIFGIGMLPTGSKDPYALRRAALGVLRILIEKRLELDLHAALETAIAQYGVAVKSEGLVDQVQDFIFDRLRARYEDEGIDVAVYQSVRAVHPDSPLDFDQRVQAVQAFRQLPGAAALSAANKRVSNILAKADSAVPAAIDPALLNETPEQALADAVLDAEAKVTPLAAERQYRATLEQLAALREPVDAFFDQVLVKAENPQVKANRYALLARLRGLFLGVADISLLG; translated from the coding sequence ATGCTGGCTTTGGATTTTCTGGTTGAACTGGGTACCGAAGAACTGCCACCCAAAGCGTTGAAGCGTCTGGCCGACGCTTTTCAGGAAGGCGTGGAGAAGGGCCTGAACGAGGCCGGTCTGCAATATCAGTCGGCACGTTACTTCGCCGCCCCCCGGCGTCTGGCGGTGTTCGTCGAGCAATTGGCGACGCAGCAACCCGACCGCACCAGCCAAATGGACGGCCCACCACTCAAGGCGGCTTTTGATGCCGACGGCCAGCCGACCCAGGCCGCGCTGGGTTTTGCCCGCAAGTGCGGTGTTGAACTGAGCGAGCTGGACCAGAGCGGCCCACGCCTGCGCCATGTACAGAACATTCCCGGACAGGCTTCTGCCGACCTGCTGCCAGCCATTGTGGATAACGCACTGGCCGCGCTGCCGATTCCCAAGCGCATGCGCTGGGGTGCTGGCAAGACCGAATTCGTGCGTCCGACCCAATGGCTGGTGATGCTGCAGGGCGACAGCATGATCCCTTGCGATATTCTGTCCCAACAGGCGGGTCGTACCTCACTGGGCCACCGTTTCCACCATCCGGACGAAGTGCGTATCAGCACCCCGGCCAGTTACGCAGATGACCTGCGTCAGGCCCATGTGATCGCTGACTTCGCCGAGCGCCGCGAATTGATCCGCCAGCGAGTGGAGCAACTGGCGAGCGAACAGCAGGGCACCGCAATCATTCCCGAAGATCTGCTGGACGAGGTGACCGCGCTGGTCGAATGGCCGGTGCCGCTGGTGTGCAGCTTCGAGGAACGCTTCCTCGACGTACCTCAGGAAGCGCTGATTTCCACCATGCAGGACAACCAGAAGTATTTCTGCCTGCTGGACGCCAATGGTCGTCTGCTGCCGCGCTTCATCACTGTGGCCAATATCGAGAGCAGCGATCCGGCGCAGATCATTTCCGGTAACGAAAAGGTAGTTCGTCCGCGTCTGACCGATGCCGAGTTCTTCTTCCAGCAGGACAAGAAGCACACGCTGGAACAGAACAATGAGCGGCTGGCCAATGTGGTATTCCAGGCGCAGTTGGGCAGCGTGTATGACAAGGCCGTACGGGTTTCCAGCCTGGCCGCCTTCATCGCCCAGCGCATCGGCGGCAACACGGCCAATGCTGCGCGCGCCGGTCTGCTGAGCAAATGCGATCTGGCCAGTGAAATGGTCGGCGAGTTTCCTGAGCTGCAGGGTATCGCTGGCTACTATTATGCCGGACACGATGGCGAGGCCGAGGATGTGGCGCTGGCGCTGAACGAGCAGTACATGCCGCGCGGCGCCGGTGCCGAGCTGCCGAGCACGCTGACCGGCGCCGCTGTGGCCCTGGCTGACAAGCTCGATACGCTGGTCGGCATCTTCGGGATCGGCATGCTGCCGACCGGTAGCAAGGACCCCTATGCATTGCGCCGCGCTGCGCTGGGTGTACTGCGCATCCTCATCGAGAAGCGGTTGGAACTGGATCTGCACGCTGCCCTGGAAACCGCCATTGCGCAATATGGCGTCGCAGTAAAAAGCGAAGGTCTGGTCGATCAGGTACAGGACTTCATCTTCGACCGCCTGCGTGCGCGCTATGAAGATGAAGGTATCGATGTGGCCGTGTATCAGTCGGTGCGCGCCGTCCATCCTGATTCGCCGCTGGACTTTGATCAGCGTGTGCAGGCGGTTCAGGCATTCCGCCAGTTGCCGGGAGCCGCTGCGCTGTCGGCTGCCAACAAACGGGTGTCGAACATTCTGGCCAAGGCTGACAGCGCCGTGCCAGCCGCCATAGACCCGGCATTGTTGAATGAAACCCCTGAGCAGGCCCTGGCCGACGCTGTATTGGACGCGGAGGCCAAAGTCACCCCCTTGGCCGCAGAGCGTCAGTACCGCGCCACGCTGGAACAGCTGGCGGCTTTGCGCGAACCGGTGGATGCGTTCTTTGACCAGGTACTGGTCAAAGCCGAGAATCCACAGGTCAAAGCCAACCGCTATGCGTTGCTGGCCCGTCTGCGCGGGCTGTTCCTGGGCGTCGCTGACATCTCCCTGCTCGGATGA
- the gmhB gene encoding D-glycero-beta-D-manno-heptose 1,7-bisphosphate 7-phosphatase, producing MKLIILDRDGVINEDSDAFVKSVDEWIPLPGSIDAIARLSQAGWTVAVATNQSGLARGYFSEQTLQAMHQRLHDLVTQQGGRIDLIRHCPHGPDDGCDCRKPLSGLFQQIAAHYAVALDGVPTVGDSLRDLQAGAAMGCQPYLVRTGKGRMTEGKDLPAGTRVFDDLAAVASYLLES from the coding sequence ATGAAACTGATCATTCTCGACCGCGACGGGGTCATCAACGAAGACTCCGACGCCTTCGTCAAATCAGTGGATGAGTGGATCCCGCTACCGGGGTCCATCGATGCCATCGCCCGGCTTAGCCAAGCCGGCTGGACGGTAGCCGTCGCCACCAATCAGTCCGGTCTGGCGCGCGGCTATTTCAGCGAGCAGACGTTGCAGGCCATGCATCAGCGGTTGCATGACCTGGTCACTCAGCAAGGCGGGCGGATTGACCTGATCCGGCATTGTCCGCATGGCCCGGATGATGGCTGCGATTGCCGCAAACCGCTGTCCGGCCTGTTTCAACAGATTGCCGCGCATTACGCTGTTGCTCTTGATGGCGTGCCAACGGTTGGAGACAGTCTGCGCGACTTGCAAGCCGGTGCGGCGATGGGCTGTCAGCCCTATCTGGTACGTACCGGGAAAGGACGGATGACCGAAGGTAAAGACCTGCCTGCCGGTACCCGTGTGTTTGATGATCTGGCCGCCGTGGCCAGTTACCTGCTGGAATCCTGA
- a CDS encoding metallophosphatase domain-containing protein, protein MKLVCVSDTHSLHWDIPDIPDGDVLIHAGDSLGQGTLNNVEDLNNWLGALPHRHKIVIAGNHDWAFQDTPELARKALSNAIYLEDNGVEIEGVRFWGSPWTPAFMDWAFMLDRGQPLHDVWALIPENTDVLVTHGPPLGYGDTVDLGLGSHNVGCRDLLERIDELRLKAVIFGHIHEGYGVYQRGGTPLLNASSCTERYEPYNPPIVLDLDHAGE, encoded by the coding sequence ATGAAGCTCGTGTGCGTATCCGATACCCACAGCCTGCATTGGGACATCCCGGACATCCCGGATGGAGATGTACTGATTCATGCGGGAGACAGCCTTGGCCAAGGCACGCTGAATAACGTTGAAGACCTCAATAACTGGCTGGGGGCCTTGCCTCACCGCCACAAGATCGTCATTGCCGGCAACCATGACTGGGCGTTTCAGGACACCCCCGAGTTGGCCCGGAAGGCGTTGAGCAATGCTATCTATCTGGAAGACAACGGTGTCGAAATTGAAGGCGTCCGGTTCTGGGGTTCGCCCTGGACGCCGGCTTTTATGGACTGGGCCTTCATGCTGGACCGAGGGCAGCCGTTGCATGATGTGTGGGCTCTCATTCCAGAGAATACGGATGTGCTCGTTACCCACGGACCACCGCTGGGATATGGCGATACGGTTGATCTGGGCCTGGGCAGCCATAATGTGGGTTGCCGGGATCTTCTGGAGCGGATCGATGAGCTACGCCTGAAAGCAGTCATTTTCGGCCATATCCATGAGGGTTACGGGGTGTACCAGCGGGGCGGTACGCCGCTGCTCAACGCCAGCTCGTGTACCGAGCGTTATGAGCCTTATAACCCGCCCATTGTCCTCGATCTGGATCACGCAGGAGAATAA